The Streptomyces sp. 135 sequence CGCCCCGTACGGACGTGTCGGCCGTACGAAGCGGGGCGCGGGGTCCTACTTGGGGTCGGTGAAGGCCGGCGGGTCCTTGTACTCGGAGCCGGACTTGCCGATGGTGGCGTCGAACGCCTTCTTGTAGTCGCCGTTCTCCTGGTGCGCCTTGATGGCGTCCGCGACGGCCTTCTGAAGCGCCTTGTCACCCTTCTTGAGGCCGACACCGTAGGGCTCGTCCGAGAAGGGCTTGCCGACGACCTTGAGCTTCTTCGGGTTCTGCGCCGCGTAGCCCATCAGGATGGCGTCGTCGGTGGTGACGGCGTCGACCTGGTTGTTGAGCATCTGCGCCACGCACTCGGAGTACTTGGACAGCTCGGTCACCTTGGCGCCGTACTTCGGCTTCTTGATGTTCTGCAGCGGCGTGGAGCCGACGATGGAGCAGACCTTCTTGCCGCGGACCGTCTCCGGGCCCTTGATGTCCTTCTCGTCCTTGCGGACCAGCAGGGAGGCACCGGCGTGGTAGTACGGTCCGGCGAAGTCGATCTGCTTCTTGCGCTCGTCGTTGATCGTGTACGTGCCGATCATGAAGTCGACGTCGCCCTTGGAGACCGCGGTCTCGCGGGCGCCGGAGTCGACCGTCTTCCACTCGATCTGCTTGGGCGAGAAGCCGAGGTCGGCCGCGATCATCTTGGCGATCTCGATGTCGAACCCGGAGTACTCCTTGGTCGACTGGTCCTGGAAGCCCAGGTAAGGCTGGTCGGCCTTGGCACCGATGACCAGCTTGCCGCGCTTCTTGGCGTCCTTGAAGACGGACGAGTCGATCGAGACGTCCTTCTTGACCGTGTAGCTGAGGGCCTTGGTGTCCTTGCTGTCCGGGCCCTCCGGCTTGTCGCCGGCGGAACCCTCCTTGCCGCCGCAGGCGGTGGCGGTCAGCGCGAGCGCGGCGATGGCCGCCGCGGTGGCGGCGGACTTGCGGAGCTTCATGGTGAACATCCTCTTGTTTCGGCAGGAGTTGAGACGGCGCGGGAGCCTCAGTGCTTAAGGATCTTCGACAGGAAGTCCTTGGCCCGGTCACTGCGCGGGTTGCTGAAGAACTGGTCCGGCGTGGCCTCCTCGACGATCCGGCCGTCCGCCATGAAGACGACGCGGTTCGCCGCGGACCGGGCGAAGCCCATCTCGTGGGTGACGACGACCATCGTCATCCCGTCACGGGCGAGCTGCTGCATCACCTCGAGGACCTCGTTGATCATCTCCGGGTCGAGCGCCGACGTGGGCTCGTCGAAGAGCATCACCTTGGGGTCCATCGCCAACGCACGTGCGATCGCGACGCGTTGTTGCTGACCGCCGGAGAGCTGGGCGGGGTACTTGTCGGCCTGCGAGGCGACGCCCACGCGGTCCAGCAGACCGCGCGCCTTCGTCTCCGCCTCCGCCTTGCCGGTCTTGCGCACCTTGATCTGGCCCAGCGTCACGTTCTCGAGCACGGTCTTGTGCGCGAAAAGGTTGAAGGACTGGAAGACCATGCCCACGTCCGCACGGAGGCGGGCGAGTTCCTTGCCTTCCTGGGGCAGCGGCTTGCCGTCGATCGAGATGGCTCCCGAGTCGATCGTCTCCAGGCGGTTGATGGCGCGGCACAGGGTCGACTTGCCGGACCCTGAGGGGCCGATCACCACGACGACCTCGCCACGGGCGATGGTGAGGTCGATGTCCTGGAGGACGTGCAGAGCGCCGAAGTGCTTGTTGACGTTCTTCAGCACGACCAGGTCGTCCGCCCCGGGCGGTATGGCGTCCTTGGTCACCGATACTTCGGTCACGGCTTGTTGCTCCATCCTCCTCGGTTGGGAGGACAGTAATAACCCAGTGCGACCAGCGTCATTACATCTGAGGGGAAATTGAGCATAACGATCCGGCCGCAACCGGACACACCGTGTGAAGAGGGTCCACGATGTGCGTACCGGCTGGATAACGGAACGTGTCCGTGACCCGATCCCTCTTGACGCGGTCCTTACCCATCGGCGTGGATGCCTTGTGCGCATGCGCGCTGCGCGACTACCGGCCACAACGGAATGACGGATGAACTGGAGGGGGCCCGTATGAGACTGCTTCTTGTCGAGGACGACGATCACGTGGCCGCCGCCCTGTCCGCGATCCTGACCCGGCACGGCTTCGACGTCGTACACGCCCGGAACGGCGAAGAGGCCCTCCAGGCCCTGCTGCCCGCACAAGCGCCCCCCTTCGGAGTGGTCCTGCTCGACCTCGGCCTGCCCGACCAGGACGGCTACGAGGTCTGCGGCAAGATCCGCAAGCGCGGCTCGACACCGGTGATCATGGTGACCGCCCGCGCCGACGTACGCTCCCGGATACACGGCCT is a genomic window containing:
- a CDS encoding glutamate ABC transporter substrate-binding protein, producing the protein MKLRKSAATAAAIAALALTATACGGKEGSAGDKPEGPDSKDTKALSYTVKKDVSIDSSVFKDAKKRGKLVIGAKADQPYLGFQDQSTKEYSGFDIEIAKMIAADLGFSPKQIEWKTVDSGARETAVSKGDVDFMIGTYTINDERKKQIDFAGPYYHAGASLLVRKDEKDIKGPETVRGKKVCSIVGSTPLQNIKKPKYGAKVTELSKYSECVAQMLNNQVDAVTTDDAILMGYAAQNPKKLKVVGKPFSDEPYGVGLKKGDKALQKAVADAIKAHQENGDYKKAFDATIGKSGSEYKDPPAFTDPK
- a CDS encoding amino acid ABC transporter ATP-binding protein, with the protein product MTEVSVTKDAIPPGADDLVVLKNVNKHFGALHVLQDIDLTIARGEVVVVIGPSGSGKSTLCRAINRLETIDSGAISIDGKPLPQEGKELARLRADVGMVFQSFNLFAHKTVLENVTLGQIKVRKTGKAEAETKARGLLDRVGVASQADKYPAQLSGGQQQRVAIARALAMDPKVMLFDEPTSALDPEMINEVLEVMQQLARDGMTMVVVTHEMGFARSAANRVVFMADGRIVEEATPDQFFSNPRSDRAKDFLSKILKH